In Castor canadensis chromosome 11, mCasCan1.hap1v2, whole genome shotgun sequence, a single genomic region encodes these proteins:
- the Ttll6 gene encoding LOW QUALITY PROTEIN: tubulin polyglutamylase TTLL6 (The sequence of the model RefSeq protein was modified relative to this genomic sequence to represent the inferred CDS: substituted 1 base at 1 genomic stop codon) — translation MEMKSYQKINHFPGMTEICRKDLLARNMSRMLKMFPKDFHFFPRTWCLPADWGDLQSYSRSRKNKTYICKPDSGCQGKGIFITRTVKEIKPGEDMICQLYISKPFIVDGFKFDLRIYVLVTSCDPLRIFVYNEGLARFATTSYSHPCTDNLDDICMHLTNYSINKHSSNFIEDSNSGSKRKLSTFNMYMKNHGYDVEQMWRAIEDVIIKTLISAHPIIKHNYHTCFPSHTLNSACFEILGFDILLDCKLKPWLLEVNHSPSFSTDSRLDKEVKDSLLYDTLVLINLGSCDKKKVLEEERQRGRFLHKCPSRDIRMEEAKGFQAIRLQKTEKYEKENCGGFRLIYPGLNLENYEKFFQDNSSLFQNTVASRARKVYARQLIQELRLKQEKKSFQTKEKKVETQGESAGEQARGRSARGRSQRQKQNCKTAIHTPKQYFQPLVLASCTPDLFLSVRDTKKNKTDSSLNQEAPKKEAGTIFHKSMPARYYNSVPDLRNSSLTCFGIELCKPNSKEAKSALAVNIFDSKVPFTSVEISPESTQVSTSSESPPNLSPTTRSECSSPEIVRVVSFKCKQPKTPQQLIQEKILKPSLRTKSQSFSRSLNPSWALLKNDMKKQQHLMSAILTNVQLRGRLSFFPPHCSPKLVLRDPSQNSSLPRELCSHSRCRSGKRRQLDVPPFLVLHSPHIQNQSLNDLLVVATPARLDQRPGRSHPCAMRNPCIQDREVYSHXLTSGQKGCNHTGSCPFLPLTPKKWFVSSHGVYNVYRLN, via the exons ATGGAAATGAAGAGCTACCAG AAAATCAATCACTTCCCAGGAATGACTGAAATCTGCCGCAAGGACCTGCTGGCCAGGAATATGAGTCGCATGTTAAAGATGTTCCCTAAGGACTTCCATTTTTTCCCCAGGACCTGGTGTCTTCCTGCTGA CTGGGGAGATTTGCAGAGCTACAGCAGGTCAAGAAAAAATAAGACCTACATTTGTAAGCCGGATTCAGGCTGCCAAGGGAAAGGTATATTCATCACCCGGACGGTGAAAGAAATCAAACCAGGGGAGGATATGATCTGTCAGCTCTATATATCAAAG CCTTTTATCGTTGATGGGTTCAAGTTTGATCTAAGAATTTATGTGCTAGTGACATCCTGTGACCCCCTCCGGATTTTTGTATACAATGAAGGACTGGCCCGCTTTGCTACCACCTCTTACTCCCACCCCTGCACAGACAATCTG gaTGATATCTGCATGCACCTGACTAATTACTCCATTAATAAGCACAGTTCTAACTTCATTGAAGATTCTAACTCTGGCAGCAAGAG GAAGCTCTCCACATTCAACATGTACATGAAAAACCATGGTTACGACGTGGAGCAGATGTGGAGGGCTATCGAGGACGTCATCATCAAGACACTCATCTCAGCTCACCCAATCATCAAGCATAACTACCATACCTGCTTCCCCAGTCACACGCTCaacagtgcctgctttgaaatCCTGGGCTTTGACATCTTGTTAGACTGCAAGCTTAAACCCTGGCTGCTGGAG GTCAACCACTCTCCAAGCTTCTCCACTGACTCCAGGTTGGATAAAGAGGTGAAGGACAGTCTGTTATATGACACTTTGGTCCTGATCAACCTGGGAAGCTGCGACAAAAAGAAAGTCTTGGAGGAAGAAAGACAGCGGGGGCGGTTCCTACATAAGTGTCCTTCTCGGGACATCAG GATGGAGGAAGCCAAGGGTTTCCAGGCAATTCGGTTACAGAAAACTGAGAAATATGAGAAGGAAAACTGTGGAGGGTTCCGGCTGATCTATCCTGGTCTGAATTTGGAGAATTATGAGAAGTTTTTCCAGGACAATAGCTCCCTCTTCCAGAATACTGTGGCTTCCAGGGCTCGGAAGGTGTATGCCCG GCAGCTGATCCAGGAGctgaggctgaaacaggagaaaAAATCCTTCCAAACGAAAGAAAAGAAGGTGGAGACACAGGGCGAGTCAGCAGGCGAGCAAGCGAGAGGCAGAAGTGCAAGGGGCAGGTCCCAGAGACAAAAGCAGAATTGCAAGACTGCCATCCACACCCCCAAACAA TACTTCCAGCCACTGGTATTAGCGTCCTGCACACCTGACTTGTTCTTGAGTGTCAgagacacaaagaaaaacaagacagaCAGTAGCCTCAACCAGGAGGCCCCCAAGAAGGAGGCTGGCACCATTTTCCACAAGTCTATGCCTGCGAGGTACTATAATTCTGTACCTGACCTGAGGAATTCAAGTCTTACCTGCTTTGGGATAGAGCTCTGTAAACCCAATTCCAAGGAGGCCAAGTCAGCTTTGGCTGTGAATATATTTGACAGCAAGGTG CCCTTTACCTCAGTAGAAATTTCCCCAGAATCCACCCAGGTCTCAACCTCTTCAGAGTCTCCACCAAACTTGAGCCCAACCACCAGGTCTGAATGCAGTAGCCCAGAGATTGTCAGGGTGGTCTCCTTTAAATGCAAGCAGCCAAAGACCCCCCAGCAGCTCATCCAGGAGAAAATATTAAAGCCTTCTCTGCGTACAAAATCCCAGAGCTTCTCACGGAGTTTGAACCCAAGCTGGGCTTTGCTGAAGAATGATATGAAGAAACAGCAGCATCTAATGTCAGCAATATTAACCAATGTTCAGCTGAGAGGGAGGCTTTCCTTCTTCCCACCTCACTGCAGCCCAAAGCTGGTGCTGAGGGACCCATCAC AAAACTCCTCCTTGCCCAGGGAATTGTGCTCCCACAGCCGCTGCAGATCTGGCAAGAGGAGGCAGCTGGACGTGCCCCCCTTCCTTGTCTTGCACAGTCCTCACATCCAGAACCAGTCTCTGAATGACCTACTGGTGGTTGCTACTCCAGCCCGACTGGACCAGAGGCCTGGCAGAAGCCATCCATGTGCTATGAGGAACCCGTGTATACAGGATCGGGAAGTGTACAGTCACTGACTGACCTCTGGCCAAAAAGGATGT aatCATACTGGCTCTTGTCCTTTCCTACCTCTTACTCCAAAGAAATGGTTTGTCTCTTCCCACGGTGTCTATAATGTCTACAGACTCAACTGA